From the Alkalibacter rhizosphaerae genome, one window contains:
- a CDS encoding Cof-type HAD-IIB family hydrolase — protein sequence MQYKMVAVDMDGTLLDSNKLIPQENIDALFQLKDKGIKVVFSTGRIIESAMSYAHAIGFEPDYVTANGATIAYDDTFLHLPIQYKDVVEYALESEALGVGYNIITEDHTYYYKTLKFYDTYYYDNPMVQNSRIISKSLFDGIEEIREQLTGETIIKMDFYSQDPHRFETMWQKLNHCGYNIIRPEADYIELMHRQASKGNSVNKLARVFDIATGEIIAIGDSGNDLSMFAQCGLSISMGNAREDIKKVTMMTTDTNDNSGVAKALRKLKLI from the coding sequence ATGCAATATAAAATGGTTGCAGTGGACATGGATGGCACTTTGCTGGACAGCAACAAGCTGATCCCCCAAGAAAACATCGATGCGCTGTTTCAATTGAAAGACAAGGGCATCAAGGTGGTTTTCTCAACCGGCAGGATCATCGAATCCGCCATGAGTTACGCTCATGCCATCGGCTTCGAACCGGATTATGTAACGGCCAATGGAGCCACCATTGCCTACGACGATACATTTTTGCATCTTCCCATCCAATACAAGGATGTGGTGGAATACGCATTGGAAAGCGAAGCATTGGGTGTGGGTTACAACATCATCACGGAAGACCACACCTATTATTATAAGACGTTGAAGTTTTATGACACCTATTACTACGACAACCCCATGGTACAAAACAGCCGGATCATTTCCAAGAGCCTGTTTGACGGCATCGAAGAAATTCGGGAGCAACTGACTGGAGAAACCATCATCAAGATGGACTTTTATTCCCAAGATCCCCATCGCTTTGAAACCATGTGGCAGAAGCTGAACCACTGCGGGTACAACATCATTCGACCGGAGGCGGATTACATCGAACTGATGCACCGTCAGGCCAGTAAAGGCAACAGCGTCAACAAGCTGGCCCGGGTATTCGACATCGCTACCGGAGAGATCATCGCCATCGGAGACAGCGGTAACGATTTGAGCATGTTTGCCCAGTGCGGACTGAGCATTTCCATGGGAAATGCCAGAGAAGACATAAAAAAAGTCACCATGATGACAACGGACACCAACGACAACAGCGGAGTGGCAAAAGCACTTCGCAAGCTGAAATTGATATAG
- a CDS encoding bh protein, whose translation MPNTKMEATLFCIHCDGDTDHVIQYKNDHIHQITCKNCGVEVKIDQDYVKKHFKEEFVLRVLTKPVRMTREMERDLTGFLVSLPFRVVTKPYRVYKEFHDKK comes from the coding sequence ATGCCCAACACCAAAATGGAAGCGACGCTCTTTTGCATTCATTGTGATGGAGATACGGATCATGTGATCCAATATAAGAATGACCACATCCATCAAATCACCTGCAAAAATTGTGGAGTGGAAGTGAAGATCGATCAAGATTACGTGAAGAAGCACTTCAAGGAAGAATTCGTGCTGCGGGTATTGACCAAACCGGTTCGGATGACCAGGGAAATGGAACGGGATCTGACTGGTTTTCTGGTAAGCCTCCCTTTTCGCGTGGTCACCAAACCTTATCGGGTCTACAAGGAATTTCATGACAAAAAGTAA
- the ispF gene encoding 2-C-methyl-D-erythritol 2,4-cyclodiphosphate synthase, whose product MGRGIHPHEKGLLGHSDADVLVHAIMDSILGALGKGDIGGMFPDTEDAFSGIDSLILLSRVYDAMVSDGYLVGNLDTTIVAQKPKLAPYIESMERKIAAVLRTEPSNVNVKATTEEELGLTGRQEGIRAYSVVLLKKSGEEEKA is encoded by the coding sequence ATTGGGAGGGGTATCCATCCCCATGAAAAAGGACTGCTGGGACATTCCGATGCCGATGTATTGGTCCATGCCATCATGGACTCTATTTTGGGAGCCTTGGGGAAAGGGGACATCGGCGGGATGTTTCCCGATACGGAGGATGCCTTTTCCGGCATCGACAGTTTGATTTTGCTCAGTCGGGTGTATGATGCCATGGTTTCAGACGGATACCTTGTAGGAAATCTGGACACCACCATCGTGGCCCAAAAACCAAAACTGGCGCCCTACATCGAATCCATGGAGCGAAAAATCGCCGCCGTTTTGAGAACGGAACCGTCCAACGTCAACGTTAAAGCTACCACAGAAGAAGAATTGGGGCTGACCGGTCGCCAGGAAGGGATCCGGGCCTACAGCGTCGTCTTGCTCAAAAAGTCAGGGGAGGAAGAAAAAGCTTGA
- the cysS gene encoding cysteine--tRNA ligase — MKLYNTLTNQKEIFVPLEEGKVKMYVCGPTVYNFFHIGNARPFIVFDVLRRYFEYLGYQVDYVQNFTDVDDKIIQKSKEEGLEAQDIARRYMEEYFTDADGLGVRRATVHPKVSDNIQEIIDLIKTLVEKGLAYNVDGNVYYRVKEFPDYGKLSKQALEDLETGARVEVNEEKEDPLDFALWKKHREGEPFWESPWGKGRPGWHIECSAMSCRYLGETIDIHGGGQDLIFPHHENEIAQSEGAHGKPFANYWIHNGYININNEKMSKSKGNFFTVRDIAKEFDLEVVRMFMLSAHYRSPVNFSRELMEQSKTALERLYNARSNLVFLLEKGTAEEGAALPAALDIDGYRDRFKDAMDDDLNTAEAIGVLFDMIRDFNTNFNGKTPKSILQQALDRLDELTDVLGLVKKEQDLLDEDVEKWIQERQDARKNKDFQRSDEIRDLLKERGILLEDTREGVKWKRIK; from the coding sequence TTGAAATTATACAACACTTTGACAAATCAAAAAGAGATCTTCGTACCGCTGGAAGAGGGTAAAGTAAAAATGTATGTATGCGGGCCTACGGTCTACAACTTTTTTCATATTGGCAATGCCCGGCCATTCATCGTTTTTGATGTGCTCCGGCGGTATTTTGAATACTTGGGTTACCAGGTGGATTATGTACAAAACTTTACGGACGTGGACGACAAGATCATCCAAAAGTCCAAAGAAGAAGGATTGGAAGCCCAGGACATCGCCCGGCGATATATGGAAGAGTATTTTACCGATGCAGATGGTTTGGGCGTGAGACGAGCCACCGTCCATCCCAAAGTCAGCGACAACATTCAGGAGATCATCGATCTGATCAAGACCCTTGTGGAAAAAGGCTTGGCCTACAATGTGGATGGGAACGTCTATTACCGGGTCAAAGAATTCCCGGATTACGGAAAACTCTCCAAGCAGGCATTGGAGGATCTGGAAACAGGAGCCCGGGTGGAAGTCAATGAAGAAAAAGAAGATCCCCTGGATTTTGCCTTGTGGAAGAAACATCGTGAGGGAGAGCCCTTTTGGGAAAGCCCTTGGGGGAAAGGACGACCCGGGTGGCATATCGAATGTTCTGCCATGAGCTGCCGTTATCTTGGGGAGACCATTGATATCCATGGCGGTGGACAGGACCTGATTTTTCCTCATCACGAAAACGAGATCGCCCAGTCCGAGGGGGCCCATGGGAAACCTTTTGCCAATTACTGGATCCACAACGGATATATCAATATCAATAATGAAAAGATGTCCAAATCGAAAGGGAATTTCTTTACCGTTCGGGACATCGCCAAAGAATTTGACTTGGAAGTGGTTCGCATGTTCATGCTCAGCGCCCATTACCGCAGCCCGGTGAATTTTTCGAGAGAACTGATGGAACAATCCAAAACAGCACTGGAACGGCTGTACAATGCCAGAAGCAATCTGGTGTTTTTATTGGAAAAGGGTACCGCGGAAGAAGGCGCGGCGTTACCTGCAGCCCTTGATATTGATGGATACCGGGATCGATTTAAAGATGCCATGGATGATGATCTGAACACGGCAGAAGCGATCGGTGTTCTTTTTGACATGATCCGGGATTTCAACACCAATTTCAACGGCAAAACACCCAAGTCGATCCTTCAACAGGCATTGGACCGGTTGGATGAACTGACGGATGTTCTGGGCTTGGTCAAGAAAGAACAGGACCTGTTGGATGAAGATGTGGAAAAATGGATACAGGAACGGCAAGATGCTAGAAAGAACAAAGATTTTCAACGTTCCGATGAGATCCGCGACCTGTTGAAAGAGCGGGGGATCCTCCTGGAGGATACCCGGGAAGGGGTCAAATGGAAAAGAATCAAATAG
- a CDS encoding Mini-ribonuclease 3 produces MEKNQIDQRPFFPEGLNRREAKSFNPVSLAFMGDAIYESHVRRYVVLHHPRMKSGDLHRICIRYVKATAQSMAVGVLRSEFTEDENMIFRRGRNASSPSPPKNTPIVDYKRSTGLEAVFGYLFLTGDLNRLEELIEKTVRIIEGLK; encoded by the coding sequence ATGGAAAAGAATCAAATAGATCAGCGTCCTTTTTTCCCGGAGGGATTGAACCGTCGGGAAGCAAAGAGCTTCAATCCTGTTTCACTGGCGTTCATGGGGGATGCCATCTACGAAAGCCATGTTCGCAGGTACGTGGTGTTGCACCATCCTCGCATGAAATCTGGAGATCTGCACCGGATCTGTATCCGCTACGTGAAGGCTACGGCCCAATCCATGGCAGTAGGAGTATTGCGGAGCGAATTCACGGAAGACGAAAACATGATCTTTCGAAGAGGCCGCAATGCAAGCAGCCCTTCACCACCCAAGAACACGCCCATCGTGGATTACAAGCGATCGACGGGATTGGAAGCGGTATTCGGATATTTGTTTTTGACCGGAGATTTGAACCGGTTGGAAGAGCTCATCGAAAAAACGGTCCGGATCATCGAAGGCTTGAAGTAA
- the ychF gene encoding redox-regulated ATPase YchF: MEIGIVGLPNVGKSTLFNAITQAGAESANYPFCTIEPNVGVVAVPDERLEKLAALYQSEKIVPTTIQFVDIAGLVKGASKGEGLGNKFLSHIREVDAIAHVVRCFEDDNVVHVDGSVGPLRDMETIHLELIFADLDVVEKRLLKSRKLAKSGSKEQQMELDVLQRIKTLLEEGKLVNQRHFTPEEWNLIQSFQLLTTKPVLYVANVSEDDLGAPDNPLVEELKAYASEEGAQVIVICAKIEEEIAQLPPEEKAEFLEEMGLEESGLDKIIHAGYKLLGLITYLTAGPKETRAWTITEGTKAPGAAGKIHTDFERGFIRAEVTPYEKLLEAGSDVKSKEMGWTRSEGKEYVVKDGDVILFRFNV; encoded by the coding sequence ATGGAAATAGGAATCGTGGGTCTGCCCAACGTGGGCAAAAGCACCCTTTTTAATGCAATCACCCAGGCAGGGGCAGAGTCTGCCAATTATCCATTTTGTACCATCGAGCCCAATGTGGGCGTGGTAGCCGTGCCGGATGAAAGACTGGAAAAGCTTGCGGCACTTTATCAATCGGAAAAGATCGTCCCCACCACCATTCAATTTGTGGATATTGCCGGCTTGGTAAAAGGGGCAAGTAAGGGAGAAGGGCTTGGCAACAAGTTCCTTTCCCATATTCGGGAAGTGGACGCCATTGCCCATGTGGTCCGATGTTTCGAAGACGACAATGTGGTCCACGTAGATGGAAGCGTCGGTCCCTTGCGGGACATGGAGACCATCCATTTGGAGTTGATCTTTGCCGACCTGGACGTGGTGGAAAAACGCCTTTTGAAGTCGAGAAAGCTGGCCAAATCGGGAAGCAAGGAGCAGCAAATGGAACTGGATGTCCTTCAACGGATCAAAACCTTGCTGGAAGAAGGAAAATTGGTAAATCAAAGGCACTTTACTCCGGAAGAATGGAATCTCATCCAGTCCTTTCAACTGCTTACCACCAAGCCGGTCCTTTATGTGGCCAATGTCTCGGAAGATGACTTGGGCGCTCCCGACAACCCTTTGGTAGAGGAATTGAAGGCCTATGCATCAGAAGAAGGGGCTCAGGTCATCGTGATCTGTGCGAAGATCGAAGAGGAGATCGCCCAACTTCCGCCGGAGGAGAAGGCGGAATTTTTGGAGGAGATGGGTCTGGAGGAATCCGGATTAGACAAGATCATCCATGCCGGTTACAAGTTGTTGGGTTTGATCACCTATTTGACGGCGGGACCAAAAGAGACCAGGGCCTGGACCATTACGGAAGGCACCAAGGCGCCGGGTGCCGCCGGGAAGATCCACACGGATTTCGAGCGGGGGTTCATTCGGGCGGAAGTGACGCCTTATGAAAAGCTTTTGGAAGCCGGATCCGATGTAAAATCAAAAGAAATGGGATGGACCCGGTCCGAGGGCAAGGAATATGTGGTCAAAGATGGTGATGTGATCCTGTTCCGTTTCAACGTTTGA
- a CDS encoding glycerol-3-phosphate responsive antiterminator: MENIRNVLRDYPVIPACRTREQFANALDSEAKVIFVLEANIVDYKEKIQAVQDRGKYAFIHFDLISGMAQDDAALEYLKETADPTGIITTRKNLIAKARKLGMNTIQRMFLIDTTSIASAINMARQTRPDAMEIMPGIAPKVIRAIKNRVDIPIITGGLITESAEIDMAIRAGAVGVSLSKQRLWNYRYQKDE, from the coding sequence TTGGAAAACATCCGCAATGTACTACGTGATTACCCGGTGATCCCAGCATGCCGGACCAGGGAACAGTTTGCCAATGCACTGGATAGCGAGGCAAAAGTGATTTTTGTTTTAGAAGCAAATATCGTGGATTACAAGGAGAAGATCCAGGCAGTCCAGGACCGGGGAAAATATGCATTCATCCATTTTGACCTGATCAGCGGCATGGCCCAGGACGATGCGGCATTGGAGTACTTGAAAGAGACGGCCGATCCAACGGGGATCATCACTACAAGGAAGAACCTGATCGCCAAAGCCAGAAAATTGGGAATGAATACCATCCAGCGGATGTTTCTTATTGACACCACATCCATTGCATCGGCCATCAACATGGCAAGACAAACCAGGCCGGATGCCATGGAGATCATGCCGGGGATCGCTCCCAAGGTGATCCGTGCCATTAAAAATCGGGTGGACATCCCCATTATCACCGGCGGGCTGATCACGGAATCGGCGGAGATCGACATGGCCATACGAGCTGGTGCAGTAGGGGTGTCTCTGTCCAAACAGCGGTTGTGGAACTACAGGTATCAGAAAGACGAGTGA
- the tkt gene encoding transketolase: MTMKNQSVNAIRMLGVDMVNQANSGHPGIVLGAAPTMYALFTKHLSYNPDKPDWIDRDRFVLSAGHGSAMIYATLHLAGYDLPMEELKNFRQWGSKTPGHPEYGHTPGIEATTGPLGQGISMAVGMAMAERYLGATLNMNEQKVMDHYTYVLCGDGDLQEGVAMESMSLAGHLGLEKLIILFDSNDIQLDGPIETATSDDVQAKVKAMNWNYLRVEDGDDVEAISAAIDQAKENKNGPTFVEVKTIIGHGSPNQGTSATHGAPLGADNTAEVRKNLGWDLEPFVIPQEVYDDFAATNVQKGTEACQKWEDLAQEYIKANEEEGKILQALMNNTNVDMDWEAIFADYTPGDNLATRASSGEVLTRLQKSNPLMMGGSADLASSTKVKGINGDFTKENHLGRNINFGVREHAMAAITNGLVLHGMKAFSGGFFIFSDYMKPAMRLSALMGIGSIFAFTHDSVAVGEDGPTHEPIEQLAGLRAMPNMDVLRPADANEVKAAWKLALESDKTPTSILFTRQNVPTLEGVSFEGVEKGAYVLSPEKKKINALLIATGSEVALALEAQKTLWDMDIDVRVVSMPSMYRFKKQDPEYQESVLPKKAKKRVAVEMGASFGWAEFVGKKGTCLTIDTFGASAKGEEVIHNYGFNVENLVGIVKELVD; encoded by the coding sequence ATGACTATGAAAAATCAATCCGTCAACGCCATTCGAATGTTGGGCGTGGACATGGTCAATCAGGCCAACAGCGGACATCCGGGAATCGTTTTGGGGGCGGCACCTACCATGTATGCATTGTTTACAAAACACCTGTCCTATAATCCGGACAAGCCGGACTGGATCGACCGGGATCGATTTGTTCTGTCGGCAGGCCATGGATCCGCCATGATCTATGCTACGCTGCACTTGGCAGGATACGATCTGCCCATGGAAGAACTGAAAAATTTTCGCCAATGGGGATCAAAAACACCGGGACATCCGGAATACGGCCATACTCCGGGTATTGAAGCTACGACTGGACCTCTGGGCCAGGGGATCAGCATGGCTGTGGGCATGGCCATGGCAGAACGATATCTGGGGGCAACCTTGAACATGAATGAGCAAAAGGTCATGGATCATTACACCTATGTTCTTTGTGGAGACGGTGACCTGCAGGAAGGGGTCGCCATGGAAAGCATGTCTCTAGCGGGACACTTGGGATTGGAAAAGCTCATCATCCTCTTCGACTCCAATGACATCCAACTGGACGGACCCATCGAAACCGCCACTTCCGATGATGTTCAAGCAAAAGTTAAAGCCATGAATTGGAATTATTTGCGAGTGGAAGATGGAGATGATGTGGAAGCGATCTCCGCTGCGATAGACCAGGCAAAGGAAAACAAGAACGGCCCCACCTTTGTAGAAGTCAAGACGATCATCGGTCACGGTTCTCCCAATCAAGGAACCAGTGCCACTCATGGAGCGCCCTTGGGTGCGGACAACACGGCAGAAGTAAGAAAAAATCTGGGATGGGACTTGGAACCCTTTGTTATTCCCCAGGAAGTATATGACGATTTTGCAGCAACCAATGTGCAAAAAGGTACGGAAGCTTGCCAAAAATGGGAAGACCTGGCCCAGGAGTATATCAAGGCAAACGAAGAAGAAGGAAAGATCCTTCAGGCATTGATGAACAATACCAATGTTGATATGGATTGGGAAGCCATCTTTGCCGATTATACGCCGGGGGACAATCTGGCTACCAGGGCGTCATCCGGAGAAGTGTTGACAAGACTGCAAAAGAGCAATCCCTTGATGATGGGGGGAAGTGCGGATCTGGCTTCATCCACCAAAGTAAAAGGGATCAACGGTGATTTCACCAAAGAAAACCACCTGGGACGAAACATCAATTTCGGTGTTCGGGAACATGCCATGGCGGCCATCACCAACGGATTGGTCCTCCATGGAATGAAGGCCTTTTCCGGCGGCTTTTTCATCTTCAGCGACTACATGAAACCGGCTATGCGATTATCGGCTCTTATGGGCATCGGTTCCATCTTCGCATTCACCCATGACAGTGTGGCAGTAGGAGAAGACGGCCCCACCCACGAGCCCATCGAACAACTGGCAGGGCTTCGTGCCATGCCAAACATGGACGTTCTTCGACCGGCCGATGCCAATGAAGTGAAGGCTGCTTGGAAATTGGCTTTGGAGTCGGACAAAACACCTACGTCCATTCTGTTTACAAGACAAAACGTACCCACACTGGAAGGTGTATCCTTTGAAGGCGTAGAAAAGGGTGCGTATGTCCTGTCACCGGAAAAGAAAAAAATAAATGCGTTGCTGATTGCTACCGGCAGCGAAGTAGCTTTGGCCCTGGAAGCGCAAAAGACCCTCTGGGACATGGACATCGACGTTCGGGTGGTCTCCATGCCTTCCATGTACCGGTTCAAAAAGCAGGACCCTGAATATCAGGAATCCGTATTGCCGAAAAAAGCCAAAAAGCGGGTCGCCGTAGAAATGGGAGCCTCTTTCGGTTGGGCGGAATTTGTCGGCAAGAAAGGGACCTGCCTGACCATTGACACCTTCGGTGCCAGTGCAAAAGGGGAAGAAGTGATCCACAATTATGGATTCAACGTGGAAAATCTGGTTGGCATCGTAAAAGAACTGGTAGATTGA
- a CDS encoding B12-binding domain-containing radical SAM protein produces MMKVVLASLNTKYVHTNVAIRSLKTNCHIDGISVQLREFTINDREEHILGRLVEEKAQVYAFSIYIWNLEPTRRIMGNLKKIRPDAWIVVGGPEVSYLTESEAWELGADLVISGEGEKIFPRVMEAISKGESLEEFAGVSYNKGNKSIRVLTSMEPVVLDELSFPYTKQELNQLKDNILYYESSRGCPYSCAYCMSSVEKGLRNKSMTKVKEELTTFLEAGVKLVKLVDRTFNCNKERAKEILTFLLDQEGETCFHFEVAADLLDEELLELLGRTPVGRFQLEAGVQSVHPETLKRIARVSNIPQVKENMNRILQKENVHVHMDLIAGLPGEGLEQIARSFNEIMDVGPHMLQLGFLKILKGSPMENMVESFGYKFQGHPPYQVLKNNSISYEELWLLHLVEHVLEKYYNSGNFPTTLEMVRNSEEQTPFDFYCGLAAHWDKKGFFDRKISKDALYQILFDYLCQNGFHRPMVEQTLKMDYLLQASWPLPPFLHPTPLPKEKAFALLHSQGFVEEYLKDYMGKPPKDIVKQVYFEIFDGGRGNKRLGLFSPKKTGLFHRNMVRWVEDWSSRLDLMLNN; encoded by the coding sequence ATGATGAAAGTCGTACTTGCAAGCTTGAATACAAAGTATGTCCACACCAACGTAGCCATCCGATCCTTGAAAACAAATTGCCACATAGACGGTATAAGCGTACAACTTCGTGAATTCACCATCAATGACCGGGAAGAGCACATTCTCGGTCGGTTGGTGGAGGAAAAGGCACAAGTGTACGCTTTTTCCATTTACATATGGAATTTGGAGCCCACCAGGAGGATCATGGGGAATCTGAAGAAGATTCGGCCGGATGCATGGATCGTGGTTGGAGGACCGGAAGTGTCTTATCTGACGGAAAGTGAAGCCTGGGAATTGGGAGCGGATCTGGTGATATCCGGCGAAGGGGAGAAGATCTTTCCCCGTGTGATGGAAGCCATAAGCAAAGGAGAAAGCCTGGAGGAATTTGCTGGTGTTTCTTACAATAAAGGGAACAAGAGCATCCGAGTTTTGACGTCCATGGAGCCCGTGGTATTGGATGAACTGAGTTTTCCTTACACGAAACAGGAATTGAATCAGCTGAAAGACAACATTCTTTACTATGAAAGCAGCCGTGGATGTCCTTATTCCTGTGCTTACTGCATGTCCAGTGTGGAAAAAGGACTTCGAAACAAGTCCATGACCAAGGTCAAGGAGGAATTGACCACTTTTTTGGAAGCGGGGGTCAAACTGGTGAAACTGGTGGACCGTACTTTCAACTGCAATAAAGAACGAGCGAAAGAGATTTTGACATTTTTATTGGATCAAGAAGGAGAAACCTGTTTTCACTTTGAAGTGGCGGCAGATCTTCTGGACGAGGAACTCTTGGAATTGCTTGGAAGAACACCTGTTGGTCGATTTCAGCTGGAAGCGGGAGTACAGAGCGTCCATCCTGAAACGTTGAAGAGGATCGCCAGAGTCAGCAACATTCCACAAGTGAAGGAAAACATGAATCGTATCCTGCAAAAGGAAAATGTTCACGTCCACATGGATCTGATCGCCGGTCTGCCGGGAGAGGGTTTGGAACAGATCGCCAGGTCATTTAACGAGATCATGGACGTAGGACCCCACATGTTGCAGCTGGGTTTTTTAAAGATCTTGAAAGGATCTCCCATGGAGAACATGGTCGAATCTTTTGGTTATAAGTTCCAGGGACATCCTCCCTATCAGGTGTTGAAAAACAACTCCATTTCTTACGAAGAACTTTGGTTGCTCCACCTGGTGGAACACGTTCTGGAGAAATACTACAACAGCGGGAACTTTCCCACCACCCTGGAAATGGTGAGAAACAGCGAAGAACAGACGCCTTTTGATTTTTATTGCGGGTTGGCTGCCCATTGGGATAAAAAAGGGTTCTTTGATCGAAAGATCTCCAAAGATGCACTTTATCAAATTTTATTCGACTACTTGTGCCAAAACGGTTTTCACCGACCCATGGTGGAACAGACCTTGAAGATGGATTATCTGCTGCAGGCGTCCTGGCCACTGCCGCCCTTTCTTCATCCTACCCCTTTGCCGAAAGAGAAAGCTTTTGCCTTGCTCCACAGCCAGGGTTTTGTGGAAGAGTATTTGAAAGACTATATGGGAAAACCTCCCAAAGATATTGTGAAGCAGGTTTATTTTGAAATATTTGATGGAGGTCGGGGCAATAAGCGATTGGGTCTTTTTTCGCCCAAAAAAACAGGTCTTTTTCACAGAAATATGGTACGATGGGTGGAAGATTGGTCAAGCCGTCTTGATTTGATGTTAAATAATTGA
- a CDS encoding peptidoglycan-binding domain-containing protein produces the protein MKSLKNILIYILSMIFLLSLTASFEGEKIIDHNLMGLDLSSDQMKLAFYDKYSLMDQMDTEGPDREGEQYVMGNSGDVIFYYQRVLRMLGHMDKEPDGNFDQTTKDAVVAYQREKGLESNGTLDYATLEQLDLEEPGYTTGQQGEEILQYQEILYYLDYLEEKPQGTYDVATTTAVRSYQQDKGLAETGILDMETMDALYREPITYGPEKEGEPIQLLQEKLIYLEYLFGTADGKFGSMTTDAVTRFQQDQGLEQTGLLDPDTVEALNRLVEVTP, from the coding sequence ATGAAGTCACTTAAAAATATATTGATCTACATACTCAGCATGATTTTTTTGCTGTCCCTGACTGCTTCCTTTGAGGGGGAAAAAATAATCGATCACAATTTGATGGGGCTGGACCTGTCCAGCGACCAGATGAAACTGGCATTTTATGACAAATATTCCTTGATGGATCAGATGGATACGGAAGGCCCGGACCGGGAAGGCGAACAATATGTCATGGGCAACAGCGGAGATGTGATCTTCTATTACCAAAGGGTATTGCGCATGCTGGGCCATATGGACAAGGAGCCGGACGGCAATTTCGATCAAACCACCAAGGACGCCGTTGTGGCCTACCAACGGGAAAAAGGATTGGAATCCAACGGAACGCTGGATTATGCAACCTTGGAGCAGTTGGATCTGGAAGAACCCGGTTATACCACCGGACAACAAGGGGAAGAGATCCTTCAATATCAGGAAATTCTGTATTATCTTGATTATCTGGAGGAGAAACCCCAGGGAACCTATGATGTCGCAACAACAACAGCAGTTCGATCTTATCAGCAGGACAAGGGACTGGCGGAAACCGGCATTTTGGACATGGAGACTATGGATGCCTTGTACCGGGAACCGATCACCTATGGACCGGAAAAAGAAGGGGAACCGATCCAGTTGTTGCAGGAAAAATTGATCTATCTGGAGTACCTTTTTGGAACAGCGGATGGAAAATTCGGGTCCATGACTACGGATGCAGTGACCCGTTTTCAACAAGACCAGGGTTTGGAACAAACCGGATTGTTGGATCCGGATACGGTGGAAGCTTTAAACCGCTTGGTGGAGGTAACACCTTGA
- the ftsE gene encoding cell division ATP-binding protein FtsE has product MIRFENINKIYDKTQHLALSDITLEIAHGDFVFVVGKSGAGKSTLIKMILKELDPTEGKIYIENRDITRLKKRHIPMYRRQLGVVFQDYRLLSDKTVYENVAYAMEIVENKTKDIQEKVPEVLQLVGLGHRMRYYPDQLSGGEQQRVSIARAIVNDPKIIICDEPTGNLDPRTSLGIMKLLHSINGRGTTIIMATHDRDIVDMMQARVITLHGGRVVSDKKGGYDNEDSYL; this is encoded by the coding sequence TTGATTCGATTCGAAAATATCAATAAAATATACGATAAAACCCAACATCTGGCATTAAGTGATATCACCTTGGAAATCGCCCATGGAGATTTCGTTTTTGTCGTGGGGAAAAGCGGTGCCGGAAAATCAACGCTGATCAAAATGATCTTGAAGGAATTGGATCCGACCGAAGGGAAGATCTACATCGAAAATCGCGACATCACCCGATTGAAAAAGCGCCATATTCCCATGTACCGTCGCCAGTTGGGTGTGGTTTTCCAGGATTATCGGCTATTGTCGGACAAGACGGTCTACGAAAACGTGGCCTATGCCATGGAGATCGTAGAAAACAAGACCAAGGACATACAGGAAAAAGTTCCAGAGGTATTGCAGCTGGTAGGACTGGGGCACCGCATGCGCTATTACCCGGACCAACTTTCCGGAGGAGAGCAGCAGCGGGTATCCATTGCCCGTGCCATCGTCAATGATCCCAAGATCATCATATGTGATGAGCCAACAGGAAATCTGGATCCCAGAACCTCATTGGGGATCATGAAACTGCTTCATTCCATCAATGGAAGGGGAACCACCATCATCATGGCCACCCACGATCGCGACATTGTGGACATGATGCAGGCCAGGGTCATCACTCTTCATGGGGGACGTGTAGTAAGCGACAAAAAAGGAGGGTATGACAATGAAGATTCATACCTTTAA